TGGCTGGCCCGCTTCGAGCCAACTGAGAATCGACTTGCTCTCTTGCAAGCCGAGGAACTGCGGCCCGGTGGCAAACATGGCGCGGCTCATGCGTTCCACCAGCAACTCTCCCGCCGGTACCGCTTCCACGCGTTCGTCCGCCAGCAACGGGTCGCCGGGCGCCAGCCAGAGCCATTGATGCTCGTCGCGTACTTCGCTGCCGACCCGGGCATCCTGCGGTTCGAACGGCAACGGCCCGCGGGCGACGGCTACGCGATCTCCAAACGTGGCGCGCAGCATCGGCACCTCGTGCACGCAGAAGCGGAATTCGTCGTCCTCCAGGCGCGCGCTGTATTCGATCTCGAACGGCGGCAAGGTCAGGCCGAAACCGGCGACCAGCGCGTTGCGTTTCTTGCGGATCGCCTGGATGACCTCGTCGGCGGCCGGGTTGCCTTGCATCGACTTGGAGAACTGCAAGAGATAGGCACGGGTCGGGTCGAAGCTGCGCAAATCCTCGGCGCCATTCTGCTCCGGTGTGACGCTGGCTTGAGGCTGCTCGCCCTCGCGCGCCTGTCGCGCGCGGCCATACAGCTGGACGATGCCCGCCGTGCCGGTGATCACGGCAATGACGATGAACACCAGCGTCGGCATGCCGGGCAACGCGGCGAAGCCGAGCATGCCCACCGAAGCGATGACCCAGGCCTTGGGTTCGGCGGTCAATTGCTTGGCGATTTCCTTGCCGACGCTGCTGCCCGCCGGCTGCCCTTCCGGCGATACGCGGGTGATGATCATGCCGGCGGTGAGGGAAATCAGCAGTGCCGGAATTTGCGCAATGAGGCCGTCGCCGATGGTCAACACGGCATACAAGTGCATCGACTCGGACGCGCTCATATCGTGCTGGACCATGCCGACCGAAAAGCCGCCGATGAGGTTGATCACCACGATCACCAGGCCGGCGATGGCGTCGCCCTTGACGAACTTCATCGCCCCGTCCATCGCCCCGAACAATTGGCTTTCCTTGTTCAATTCCTCGCGACGACGGCGCGCTTCGCTGACGTCGATCAGGTTGGCCCGCAGGTCGCTGTCGATGGACATCTGCTTGCCCGGCAAGGCGTCCAGGGTGAACCGCGCCGCCACTTCGGCAACCCGCTCCGAGCCCTTGGTGATCACCAGGAAGTTGACCACCGTGAGGATGAGAAAGATCACCAGCCCGACGGCCAGGTTGCCCCCGACCACGAAATTGCCGAACGCCTGGACGATATGGCCAGCGTCGCCCTGGAGCAGGATCAACCGCGTGGTCGCCACCGACAGTGCCAAGCGGAACAACGTGGTCAGCAGCAGCACCGCTGGAAACGAGGAAAACGCCAGCGGTCGTGGCAGGTACAACGAGAGCACGATCAACAGGCAGGAAATACAGATGTTGATGGCGATCAGCGCATCGACGACTGAGGTCGGCAGCGGCAGGATCAGCATGAACACGATGCCAAGCACGACGAACGCCCCGGCCACTTCGATACGCCGCACCGCCGCGTTGGCGACCTTGTTCAGCAGGGCAATCATGACCGCGCCCCAATGACCGGTTCGGCGGTCTGTCCACGGGTCTCGCCACGGGAACGCTCATCGAGCAGCACCAGCAGATTCTTCAGCGCGGTCTGGCGGCTTTTCGCATCTCGCCAGAGCGCCAACGGCAAGCGCTTGAGCAAGGGATACAAGCCGTTCAAGGAAACCAGTTGATCATGCTCCTCGTCCCCTCCCAGTTCGCGACCGATACGCCGCACTTCCGCCGAAGACAGGCCGCTGCTGACAAACCCGAGCATGCGTTGCAGCAGCAGGACGGCGGTGAGCTGGCTGGACGGGCAACTGTAGGCCAGTTGCTCCAGCAGACGGCGACAGCTTTGCAGCACGCTGCCCAGTTGCGTCGAGGCAGCCAGGCCGATCAGCAGCGTACGCAGCAAGGGCGTAGGCCGCGAAGGCGCGTGGGCGGCGATGTCGTCGGCCAGCGCGCGGCGCATCATGTCCAGCCCGGACACGAATGCCGTTTCGCCGAACAGGCCAAGCAACGCCTGCATCATGGTCGGCAACGATTGCTTGAGCACCACGGTGTCGTAATAGAGGCGACGTACCGCCTGGCGCAATTCAGGATCGCCACCGGCGGCACGCAGGGCCTCGGCGATGTTCATGCCGGCCTGGATCTGCGCACCGTAACGCTCGCGCAGCAGTTGCAGGTAGTCGCGGGCGCGCTTGGCCTCGACAAGACGACCTTGCGCCTCGGCGTCCAGCAACGTTTGCTGGAGGATCAGGTCAGTCCGGGCCGGATCGCCGCCGGTAGACTGCACCACCTCTTCCAATACCGGCTCGCCCATCAGCAGCACACCGGCCTGGGCCGCCATGGCACTCAGGCTCTGCTTGCCTGGATGGCCAAGCTGGTCGTACCACTCTTCCAACTGCTCGCGGGTTTCGACCCGTGTCCGGCCCACCTCACTGCGGGCGTTGCGAATGCGCCGCTGGCTCAGCGCCTTGGTGTTGCGCTCCACGTGATGACTGAAGGTCATGCCGACCTCCTCCATCGAATTGGACTGCGCGACCTGCGTCGATTCCACAGGCCTGCCAACGCCCGCGACTGCCGAAACGGCCTGGGCGAGATTGACGGCAATGTGCGCATTGGTCGGGGCTTCTACTTTCATGACAAACCGGGAGCGTGGTTTCGGACGCTCAGTGGGTGGCGCCGATCCCGCATTCGGTTCCATGGCCGATCAGGCCTTTTTCGATCTCATCGGCGACACCTTCCGCATGCCGATTTTCGACGGTCCGTGCGGTGCAATTTCATGCAGTGAATTCTTTGAAAGTCGTGCACGAGCTTGCACAAATAGAGCTTTAGCACTAACAAAAATACTTTGAATATCAGTTAGATAGATTATGAAAGCGGCTTGGCACAGGTCCTGCTGAAGGGGGAACGCCGACATACGGATCGGCGCTATGGAACCTACTCAGAGGGATTTATCAATGAACAGCCTGAACCTCATGCTGCCCCCGCAAACCTCCTCGAAACGCCCAGGCACGCCGGGCGTCAGTTTCGGCGAGGAACGTAAGCTCCGTCTGTTTGTGCAAAAGCGTGTGCTCAACCAGGACGACGCCGACGACATCATCCAACT
This genomic interval from Pseudomonas alvandae contains the following:
- a CDS encoding TyeA family type III secretion system gatekeeper subunit; the encoded protein is MKVEAPTNAHIAVNLAQAVSAVAGVGRPVESTQVAQSNSMEEVGMTFSHHVERNTKALSQRRIRNARSEVGRTRVETREQLEEWYDQLGHPGKQSLSAMAAQAGVLLMGEPVLEEVVQSTGGDPARTDLILQQTLLDAEAQGRLVEAKRARDYLQLLRERYGAQIQAGMNIAEALRAAGGDPELRQAVRRLYYDTVVLKQSLPTMMQALLGLFGETAFVSGLDMMRRALADDIAAHAPSRPTPLLRTLLIGLAASTQLGSVLQSCRRLLEQLAYSCPSSQLTAVLLLQRMLGFVSSGLSSAEVRRIGRELGGDEEHDQLVSLNGLYPLLKRLPLALWRDAKSRQTALKNLLVLLDERSRGETRGQTAEPVIGARS
- the sctV gene encoding type III secretion system export apparatus subunit SctV, whose amino-acid sequence is MIALLNKVANAAVRRIEVAGAFVVLGIVFMLILPLPTSVVDALIAINICISCLLIVLSLYLPRPLAFSSFPAVLLLTTLFRLALSVATTRLILLQGDAGHIVQAFGNFVVGGNLAVGLVIFLILTVVNFLVITKGSERVAEVAARFTLDALPGKQMSIDSDLRANLIDVSEARRRREELNKESQLFGAMDGAMKFVKGDAIAGLVIVVINLIGGFSVGMVQHDMSASESMHLYAVLTIGDGLIAQIPALLISLTAGMIITRVSPEGQPAGSSVGKEIAKQLTAEPKAWVIASVGMLGFAALPGMPTLVFIVIAVITGTAGIVQLYGRARQAREGEQPQASVTPEQNGAEDLRSFDPTRAYLLQFSKSMQGNPAADEVIQAIRKKRNALVAGFGLTLPPFEIEYSARLEDDEFRFCVHEVPMLRATFGDRVAVARGPLPFEPQDARVGSEVRDEHQWLWLAPGDPLLADERVEAVPAGELLVERMSRAMFATGPQFLGLQESKSILSWLEAGQPELVQELQRTMPLARFAAVLQRLAGEGVPLRAVRLIAESLIEHGQHERDVGALTDYARIALKSQIYHQYRDENGLHVWLLTPETEGLLRDALRQTQTETFFALESVHTRALVLQLREGFPLRAKRTAVLLVAQDLRAPLRDLLRDEFNHVPVLAFSELHSNAQVTVLGRFDLEQETLQIEDAA